GTTAACTAACCTCTAGTAGTGATGGGTCTTTTATGGCTGGCTCACACACGTATGTTAGTCGGTCAAGCAGGGAACTAACTAGTTGCATACCTAGTCTTTTATGACAGGCCATatagaactttttttttaattataattcaaatttgtgagctattcaaattcaaaggaAAGGTGTCCATTCGTCTTAGTTTTCTCGAAgcatacaaattttaaaagtttaagaacgaAATCGGATatagaaatttgatttaatgcTTAAAATTGCATTATGGTGATGAGTTTATGAAGCCAAACagaattattttatgttactaATATTGGAAATacatatggaagaaaaatagtaagcaaaaaaactagaaaaattACAAGGCAAGGCAGCCAAGACAGACAGACAAGCTCCCTATATGTTGGAAAGGTTTGTCAAGATTAggatctttttttttgtttgtttgttgtctctctctctttctcaaacattgtctctttctttccttggCACAGCAAAGTGAATCAAACTCATTACTTCATTGGAGGAACCAATACTTTTCACACTGTGTAGTGTTGCTGGATCGTGTCGATGTCGAGTCCCTTCAACTTCACGACCGACTCGACATGACCCTTGAGCGTGTTCAGCTCCCGGAGCCTGAAACCAAAGCAGAAAAACATTTCAGAATACTAATGGTTTTCCAATATGAATGTGAATGTGAATGGTGTTGTTATATCTTATACCTTGCAATCTCGGCACGTCTCTTAGCTTGCTCTGCGATCTCCGAGAGTTCTCTGTAGCTACTTTTTTCGGAGAAGATGTTTGTCGACTCGGGAGGTTGAAGTCCGTGTAATGTCCTTTGAGCAAGGGCCCATTGAGCTTCTCGTTCCTCTTTTCCGTAGTCTTTCTTGGTGGTAAAAGCAGTCTATTGCGCGATAACAACAATGTAGTAGTATGAATAAGAGTTCACCAAATCGTTCGTTCACTATAAGAAACTAGAAAGAAAGATGTACCTTGTTTTCTAACAAGTTGAGCCATGCCTTTCCGCTCAATATATATCGAATAGCAAACTTCATGAGATCGAGCGGAATATAGAAAATGATGCTGTACAACCAGATGACACCGGCCCATCCCCATCCGATTCCCTTAATCTTTGCGAAACGCCAGTCCGCGTACACGGCGATCACCGTTGCAACCTGAGACACCAACAACGTCGTTTTAGCTTTTCACCCTTCCTTTGGTTTGAATCATTTAGTCTAAACCATTCTACTTCATTCTTACCATCTGTGCAATGAAGAACGCACCGACTAATAGAAGTCCAGGTCTCTCGATGTACGACCAGCTCCGCGATCGAGTCACAAAAATCAAAGCCTGGCTCACAATACTCACTTGCAGGTACAAAGCAGCCATCATTTCATATTCACTATGACGAATCGATCTTACACCAAACGTATTCTACATTAACAAACAAGAACGTAACTCATTGGATCAAAgtatttttcaaatgattCTAAGGCTATAGTAGCACGAAACATACCGAAAAGAAGTTCGTTCCCTCCATTAACCAAAAGAATATAACCGTCATCAACGCTAAGTACCCTCCGAGTACTACCCCGGTCGCAAAAATCTCTTTCAGTTTCCAACTGTCAGGTAATGGTGATGGCTTCACCCTGTCCTTTGAAATTGTCATAATGGTACCTTCAACAAAAACAGGCCTATCAATATTGATAGCTTTGATTCTATGGAGATATCAAAGGGACAAGAACTCACCATCATTCAATATAGCAATAATCAAAACCATGAACGGTGAAAAATCAAACTTCCAAATGAGAGCAATCAACATGAAACCAaactgcaaaagaaaaaacggaATATATCGAATAAGATCAAAGAAAATCGGATCGAAACGATTGAATCGAGTTTAAGCAAGGACTGCACACGTACCACAATACGAATAGTGATCGAAACTGCATAAATCTGTCaaagagaaaacagaggaggaGAAACGGTTAAGCGCTTTCCCGAAAACATATAACTCGAGTCGAGTATGTCGACTTACGGTATAGTTCTTCATCCTCTGAAAGATTGCTCTGCTGGTCAACACGGCGCTGATGATAACACTCAATCCAGGCTCGGTAAGAACAATGTCGGAAGCGCCTCGTGCTGCATCGGTAGCATCAGCAACAGCTATACCAATGTCTGCCTTCTTTAAAGCAGGAGCATCATTCACACCATCTCCTGTCATTCCACAAATGTGCTTTCTCTCTTGCAACTTCTTTACGATTTCGTATTTGTGCTCTAAACGTTGCATTAAAATCGAAAACGTTAGGAGGAttgtaaacaaaaatgtcGCATCGACGTCTCGTGATATAGTCAACTGTCATCACCTGGAAATACTCCAGCAAATCCATCAGCTTTCTCGATCAACTCTTCAACCGGGAGGCCAGCGATGCTTTCGTCCTTGTGTTGGCCGAGTAACGAAGAAGATGGATACATATTCGTTCCCATTCCAAGTCGTCGGCCAGTTTCCTTAGCAATAGCAAGTTGATCACCTGGTATACGGGTTCGACCGAGTCAGGTGTTTGCATAACGAACACGATGAGAAGAATTTCCATGAAACTTAAGTGAATTACCAGTAATCATCTTGACATTCACACCCAAGTTGAGAGCTCTTCGGATGGTTTCTGCACTGTCGTGCCTCGGAGGGTCGAAAAGGGGCAACAGACCGACGAATTGCCATGGAGCACCGGGACTCTCCTTGTTTTTCTCAGGCACTTCCTGTGAACGTATTACAAAAAGAACAGTTCAAGGATCAAAGTTTACGTACAAACTATTTTATCGAGCATCGAGATTCAAACCTGTCTAGAAACAGCCAACGATCGAAGCCCGCGCTCGGCGAACTTGTCGATCACAGAAAACACCTTCCTCTTGAAGTCCTCTTTACAGTTGCAAAGTGTCAAGATCTGTTCACAAAGATCATATGGTTATACGGCATGATAAACAACAACCACGACAGTATCGAACGGGATGTTACCTGCTCGGGAGCGCCTTTGCTAGCACGGTGCCAGTTTCCATTAGAATCAATGTAAGTCAAAGCAGTTCTCTTATCAACAGGGTTGAATGGGAAGAAGTGAATTTCTCTAATTCCAGCTCTTGCCTAAAACATGTCAGCACTTTGATTCAGAGTTGTCTCAGCATAATGAAAAGGGAACTAACAATCGAAGATAATCGTACCTCTTTCGGGTCAGCAAGCATTCCGACCATGGCAGCATCGATCGCATCCTGGTTTTCAGTCCTAGAAGCTCTTGCAGCAAGAAGAATGACATGTTCCTTGTCGATGCCCTTAACGAATACCTCGATCAAGTTCTTATCGACACTCAACTTGTTAAGAGTTAGCGTTCCGGTTTTGTCGCTGCAGAGGACGTCCATACCGGCCATTTCTTCGATAGCAGTCATTCTCTTAGTGATAGCACCCTGTTGGGACAGCTTGTGAGACCCAATAGCCATAGTGACAGACAAGACAGTAGGCATAGCAATTGGAATGCCTCCAatcaaaagaaccaaaagatTGTCGATTCCATCTCGGTAGGCACGGCGTTGGATCGGGTACATGACGATGATCTCGATCAGCATACCAATGGCAATGGAGCAAATACAGAAGTTCCCAATGGCAGTAAGAACCTTTTGGAAGTGTCCAACTTGGTTGGTGCTATCAACAAGATGAGCTGCCTTTCCAAAGAAGGTGTGGACACCAGTGGCAATAACAACAGCTTCAATTTCTCCTTGTTTGCAAGTTGAGCCAGAGAAAACTTCATCCCCTGGATTCTTCGTCACGGGAAGTGATTCTCCGGTCAACGCAGACTGATCAACCTTTAACGGATCACCCTCGAGAAGACGAGCATCAGCCGGGATGATGTCTCCTAGTTTCACACTAATCACGTCTCCTGGAACCAGAATTGATGCATCTTGTTCACACCATTTTCCATCCCTTAGAACCTAACACCATAACACAACCAACAAAAACCATTACTTCAAGCCACACGCGCCACTTACGTATAACCTCGAATATCTACGACAATGACTACTAATCTCGTACCTTCACAACTCACAGTCGGCTAAGCATCTACTTCGAATAAATTTCTAAGTACTTAAAAACACTTAAACGCCTTTTTAAACGACCGCAAATTGAAGATCCAAAAAGCAATTTTAGGCAATGAATATGAGTATCTGTGTAGTTACCTTAGTTTTAGGAGCAAGACCAGCCATGAGAGCAGCTGCAGCATT
The nucleotide sequence above comes from Cucurbita pepo subsp. pepo cultivar mu-cu-16 chromosome LG11, ASM280686v2, whole genome shotgun sequence. Encoded proteins:
- the LOC111805035 gene encoding plasma membrane ATPase 4; amino-acid sequence: MAALTLEEIKNETVDLEKIPIEEVFEQLKCTREGLTSQEGENRLQIFGPNKLEEKKESKILKFLGFMWNPLSWVMEAAAVMAIALANGGGRGPDWQDFVGIVCLLVINSTISFIEENNAGNAAAALMAGLAPKTKVLRDGKWCEQDASILVPGDVISVKLGDIIPADARLLEGDPLKVDQSALTGESLPVTKNPGDEVFSGSTCKQGEIEAVVIATGVHTFFGKAAHLVDSTNQVGHFQKVLTAIGNFCICSIAIGMLIEIIVMYPIQRRAYRDGIDNLLVLLIGGIPIAMPTVLSVTMAIGSHKLSQQGAITKRMTAIEEMAGMDVLCSDKTGTLTLNKLSVDKNLIEVFVKGIDKEHVILLAARASRTENQDAIDAAMVGMLADPKEARAGIREIHFFPFNPVDKRTALTYIDSNGNWHRASKGAPEQILTLCNCKEDFKRKVFSVIDKFAERGLRSLAVSRQEVPEKNKESPGAPWQFVGLLPLFDPPRHDSAETIRRALNLGVNVKMITGDQLAIAKETGRRLGMGTNMYPSSSLLGQHKDESIAGLPVEELIEKADGFAGVFPEHKYEIVKKLQERKHICGMTGDGVNDAPALKKADIGIAVADATDAARGASDIVLTEPGLSVIISAVLTSRAIFQRMKNYTIYAVSITIRIVFGFMLIALIWKFDFSPFMVLIIAILNDGTIMTISKDRVKPSPLPDSWKLKEIFATGVVLGGYLALMTVIFFWLMEGTNFFSNTFGVRSIRHSEYEMMAALYLQVSIVSQALIFVTRSRSWSYIERPGLLLVGAFFIAQMVATVIAVYADWRFAKIKGIGWGWAGVIWLYSIIFYIPLDLMKFAIRYILSGKAWLNLLENKTAFTTKKDYGKEEREAQWALAQRTLHGLQPPESTNIFSEKSSYRELSEIAEQAKRRAEIARLRELNTLKGHVESVVKLKGLDIDTIQQHYTV